From a region of the Myxococcus fulvus genome:
- a CDS encoding serine/threonine-protein kinase, translating into MANPQHEQFGRYELQSRIGRGGMAETWRAQLLGAAGVTKPVLIKKVLPEYANDEAFVSMFISEARISASLSHGAIAQVFDFGQVDGEYFLAMEFVDGQPLNKVMKRALRSQFASLPVPIATYIALEMCRGLHYAHTRTDDKGELLHIVHRDISPDNVLISYEGQVKIVDFGIAKARSLRSFDTAPGVVKGKYLFFSPEQARGEEVDARTDVWATAVVLFEMVCGRLPLEGPEYVVLHKLHTRQPMPRARDVRPDVPVRLDAILHKALAVRKEDRFESAHAFGDALAGFLFKAAPRFSAMSAAYLLRELFRPDMTELGKDTKVPASFVEELSVWRATTNLLPRPTELSAPELRTEPATQESHPSELPDGGESLAEDEDDTDGNSPDRGGFFENGFRISTHHVVVGTGVLILLVLLWSSFDRLKADWMPPDKPANAGPARPPLPGPPLKDADAPRVALGPPVVKPVQQAVVTPRKEGVDSARMPVASFRLDAARHLFVVSSGRAALGAMDPAHTYRVTESTSLTAADRAKPLPSLFYLLTGKNIAADAAVGIVGRDTPPAGGASVMVFTVGGPTPQDDLPERIVSVVNTRTHQERKLLIHPEWMVTDVGRGFLLDGMDPTDSYTLSLSSVGSGAFTRGPEQGPVVTVACVQQVSLERDGPATPPARARRFLLSQGSDVPLTGVHGLHCGFVDDDPSDNQGQVEVRITSAKGALEQDLAEPARPTEPPPPPQRQGGAKVSSAPRSGASLVIDEASEPESPGQKLLTEVRELLKSKQYEPARTKARECVAVESGNYECHLLLGSVEARLGRKEEGAKHYRLFLDLAPTSHPQASKVLRALQEYEGVTGSSQQ; encoded by the coding sequence ATGGCGAATCCGCAGCACGAACAGTTTGGCCGGTACGAGCTCCAGTCGCGAATCGGCCGCGGGGGAATGGCGGAGACCTGGAGGGCCCAGCTGTTGGGGGCCGCGGGGGTCACCAAGCCGGTCCTCATCAAGAAGGTGTTGCCGGAGTACGCCAACGACGAGGCGTTCGTCTCCATGTTCATCAGCGAGGCGCGCATCTCCGCCTCGCTGTCGCACGGCGCCATCGCCCAGGTCTTCGACTTCGGGCAGGTGGATGGCGAGTACTTCCTGGCCATGGAGTTCGTGGACGGGCAGCCGCTCAACAAGGTGATGAAGCGCGCGCTGCGCTCGCAGTTCGCCAGCCTCCCGGTGCCCATCGCCACGTACATCGCCCTGGAGATGTGCCGGGGGCTGCATTACGCGCACACGCGCACGGACGACAAGGGCGAGCTCTTGCACATCGTCCACCGGGACATCTCCCCGGACAACGTGCTCATCAGCTACGAGGGCCAGGTCAAGATCGTCGACTTCGGCATCGCCAAGGCGCGCTCGCTGCGCAGCTTCGACACCGCGCCCGGCGTGGTGAAGGGCAAGTACCTGTTCTTCTCCCCCGAGCAGGCCCGGGGCGAGGAGGTGGACGCGCGCACGGACGTCTGGGCCACGGCGGTGGTGCTGTTCGAGATGGTGTGCGGCCGGCTGCCCCTGGAGGGGCCCGAGTACGTGGTGCTGCACAAGCTGCACACGCGCCAGCCGATGCCTCGCGCGCGCGACGTGCGGCCGGACGTGCCGGTGCGCCTGGACGCCATCCTCCACAAGGCGCTCGCGGTGCGGAAGGAGGACCGCTTCGAGTCCGCGCATGCCTTCGGTGACGCGCTCGCGGGGTTCCTCTTCAAGGCCGCGCCGCGCTTCTCCGCGATGTCCGCCGCGTATCTGCTGCGCGAGCTGTTCCGGCCCGACATGACGGAGCTGGGCAAGGACACCAAGGTCCCCGCCTCGTTCGTGGAGGAGCTGTCCGTCTGGCGCGCCACCACCAACCTGCTGCCCCGGCCCACCGAGCTGTCGGCCCCGGAGCTGCGCACCGAGCCCGCGACGCAGGAGAGCCACCCGAGCGAGCTGCCCGATGGCGGTGAGAGCCTGGCGGAGGACGAGGACGACACGGACGGCAACTCGCCGGACCGGGGCGGCTTCTTCGAGAACGGCTTCCGCATCTCCACGCACCACGTCGTGGTGGGCACGGGGGTGCTCATCCTGCTGGTCCTCCTGTGGTCGTCGTTCGACCGGCTCAAGGCGGACTGGATGCCGCCGGACAAGCCCGCGAACGCGGGGCCGGCGCGGCCCCCGCTGCCCGGCCCCCCGCTCAAGGACGCGGATGCGCCTCGCGTGGCGCTGGGGCCGCCCGTCGTGAAGCCTGTGCAGCAGGCGGTGGTGACGCCCAGGAAGGAGGGCGTGGACTCCGCCCGGATGCCCGTCGCCTCCTTCCGGCTGGACGCGGCCCGGCACCTCTTCGTGGTGTCCTCCGGACGCGCGGCCTTGGGCGCGATGGACCCGGCGCACACCTACCGCGTCACGGAGTCGACGTCGCTGACCGCGGCGGATCGGGCCAAGCCCCTGCCGAGCCTCTTCTACCTGCTGACAGGGAAGAACATCGCGGCGGACGCGGCGGTGGGAATCGTCGGTCGCGACACGCCGCCCGCGGGCGGCGCGTCGGTGATGGTCTTCACGGTGGGCGGGCCCACGCCCCAGGACGACCTGCCCGAGCGCATCGTCTCCGTGGTGAACACCCGCACCCATCAGGAGCGCAAGCTGCTCATCCACCCGGAGTGGATGGTCACCGACGTGGGCCGCGGCTTCCTCCTCGACGGGATGGACCCCACGGACAGCTACACGCTGTCGCTGTCGTCGGTGGGCTCGGGCGCCTTCACCCGCGGCCCGGAGCAGGGGCCGGTGGTGACGGTGGCCTGTGTCCAGCAGGTGTCCCTGGAGCGCGACGGCCCCGCGACACCTCCGGCCCGCGCCAGGCGCTTCCTCCTGTCGCAGGGCTCGGACGTCCCGCTCACCGGCGTTCATGGGCTCCACTGCGGCTTCGTGGACGACGACCCGTCGGACAACCAGGGCCAGGTGGAGGTCCGCATCACGTCCGCCAAGGGCGCGCTGGAGCAGGACCTCGCCGAGCCGGCCCGCCCGACGGAGCCCCCGCCGCCGCCCCAGCGCCAGGGCGGCGCCAAGGTCTCCTCCGCGCCCCGGTCGGGGGCCTCGCTGGTCATCGACGAGGCGTCCGAGCCGGAGAGCCCGGGCCAGAAGCTGCTGACCGAGGTGCGCGAGCTGCTCAAGTCGAAGCAGTACGAGCCGGCCAGGACGAAGGCCCGCGAGTGCGTCGCCGTGGAGTCGGGGAACTACGAGTGCCACCTGCTGCTGGGCTCGGTGGAGGCCCGGCTCGGGCGCAAGGAGGAGGGGGCGAAGCACTACCGCCTCTTCCTGGACCTGGCGCCCACCAGCCACCCCCAGGCGAGCAAGGTGCTGCGCGCGCTCCAGGAGTACGAGGGCGTGACGGGCTCCTCCCAGCAGTAG
- a CDS encoding alpha-amylase family glycosyl hydrolase yields the protein MTHSRMVRSLALPVLLLSAACGDSEDSIPVRTCEVMLTYAPQQSLVGAVSVAGEWNGFSSSALRMADRGDGVYTARLEGLEPRDYGYRFVIGQQQVMDPQNPYSRWVRAEEYSRLTVPDCRQPMLELRRFSATPEGVLDVEVAYVDGTDESGPDQGKVVVTLDGQPRPDAFDAKTGRITLHEEALGQGKHHVKVVATDKAGRSAEPLYLPFWVEPQKFRWESGLMYFAFTDRFLNARPDNDGPVADVDPIANYQGGDFAGITRKLEDGYFDSLGVKVLWISPVDQNPEGRFIGTGGKYYSGYHGYWPTQPRTTQHRFGSLEELRALTAAAHKKGIRVIADLVLNHVHQEHPYWVDHREDDWFNTSASCVCGSQDCDWEEKRLTCKFTDYLPDFNWRSSNMVDQFIADTLWWLEEADFDGFRMDAVKHMDQVAGRTLRGRLRDLTAMTGTEFYLVGETFVGADGRSQIARYISPRELDGQFDFPLYWPVREAFADGQSLERVDQAVRENEVYYAPGTLNSPFLGNHDVARFMSQAAKQLEGEGGDPWSSARPAATVTDAAAFEKAKYGFTFVLTQPGVPLIYYGDEVGLPGAGDPDNRRLMRFDSTLTALEAELLEHVRKLGQARRASPALQTGSRHTLRVEKDLYVYQRSLPDGQGAVVAINRSDVERPLVVEPLGSLAASAATYVDVFSGRTLQLAGTETQMVVPARSVAVYVPRAE from the coding sequence ATGACGCACTCCCGCATGGTCCGTTCGCTCGCGCTTCCGGTGTTGCTCCTCTCCGCGGCTTGTGGTGACTCCGAAGACTCCATCCCCGTCCGGACCTGCGAGGTGATGCTGACGTACGCGCCGCAGCAGTCGCTCGTGGGCGCGGTGTCCGTCGCGGGGGAATGGAATGGCTTCTCCTCCTCGGCGTTGCGCATGGCGGACCGGGGCGACGGCGTCTACACCGCGCGCCTGGAGGGACTGGAGCCGCGCGACTATGGCTACCGCTTCGTCATCGGCCAGCAGCAGGTGATGGACCCGCAGAACCCGTACTCCCGCTGGGTGCGCGCGGAGGAGTACTCGCGGCTGACGGTGCCCGACTGCCGGCAGCCCATGCTGGAGCTGCGCCGCTTCTCCGCGACGCCCGAGGGCGTGCTGGACGTGGAGGTGGCGTACGTCGACGGCACCGACGAGTCCGGCCCCGACCAGGGCAAGGTGGTGGTGACGCTGGATGGCCAGCCGCGCCCCGACGCGTTCGACGCGAAGACGGGCCGCATCACCTTGCACGAGGAGGCGCTGGGGCAGGGCAAGCACCACGTGAAGGTGGTGGCCACGGACAAGGCGGGCCGCTCGGCCGAGCCGCTCTACCTGCCGTTCTGGGTGGAGCCGCAGAAGTTCCGGTGGGAGTCCGGGCTGATGTACTTCGCCTTCACGGACCGCTTCCTCAACGCCCGCCCGGACAATGACGGGCCGGTGGCGGACGTGGACCCCATCGCCAACTACCAGGGCGGCGACTTCGCCGGCATCACCCGCAAGCTGGAGGACGGCTACTTCGACTCGCTGGGCGTCAAGGTGCTGTGGATTTCGCCCGTGGACCAGAATCCCGAGGGCCGCTTCATCGGCACCGGCGGCAAGTACTACTCGGGCTACCACGGCTACTGGCCCACGCAGCCTCGCACCACGCAGCACCGCTTCGGCTCGCTCGAGGAGCTGCGCGCCCTCACCGCCGCGGCCCACAAGAAGGGCATCCGCGTCATCGCCGACCTGGTGCTCAACCACGTCCACCAGGAGCACCCGTACTGGGTCGACCACCGCGAGGACGACTGGTTCAACACCTCCGCCAGCTGCGTGTGCGGCAGCCAGGACTGCGATTGGGAGGAGAAGCGGCTGACCTGCAAGTTCACCGACTACCTGCCCGACTTCAACTGGCGCTCGTCGAACATGGTGGACCAGTTCATCGCGGACACGCTGTGGTGGCTGGAGGAGGCGGACTTCGACGGCTTCCGCATGGACGCGGTGAAGCACATGGACCAGGTGGCCGGCCGCACCCTGCGCGGGCGCCTGCGTGACCTCACCGCGATGACGGGCACCGAGTTCTACCTGGTGGGTGAGACGTTCGTGGGCGCGGATGGCCGCTCCCAGATTGCCCGCTACATCAGCCCCCGCGAGCTGGATGGCCAGTTCGACTTCCCGCTGTACTGGCCGGTGCGCGAGGCCTTCGCGGACGGCCAGAGCCTGGAGCGTGTGGACCAGGCCGTGCGCGAGAACGAGGTCTACTACGCGCCCGGCACGCTCAACTCGCCCTTCCTGGGCAATCACGACGTGGCCCGCTTCATGTCCCAGGCCGCCAAGCAGCTGGAGGGGGAGGGCGGAGACCCCTGGAGCAGCGCGCGCCCGGCGGCCACGGTGACGGACGCGGCCGCGTTCGAGAAGGCGAAGTACGGCTTCACCTTCGTGCTCACCCAGCCCGGCGTGCCGCTCATCTATTACGGCGACGAGGTGGGCCTGCCCGGCGCGGGAGACCCCGACAACCGCCGGCTGATGCGCTTCGACTCCACGCTCACCGCGCTGGAGGCGGAGCTGCTCGAGCACGTGCGCAAGCTGGGGCAGGCGCGGCGCGCGTCACCGGCGCTGCAGACGGGCTCGCGGCACACCCTGCGCGTGGAGAAGGATTTGTACGTGTACCAGCGCTCGCTGCCGGACGGGCAGGGCGCGGTGGTGGCCATCAACCGGAGCGACGTGGAGCGCCCGCTGGTGGTGGAGCCCCTGGGGAGCCTGGCGGCCAGCGCCGCGACGTACGTGGACGTCTTCAGCGGGAGGACGCTCCAGCTCGCCGGCACGGAGACCCAGATGGTGGTCCCTGCGCGCAGCGTCGCCGTGTACGTGCCTCGCGCCGAATAG
- a CDS encoding PHP-associated domain-containing protein → MLIDLHAHSHLSKGCELDPRAVLERAAMFGLDGVAFTETNTQDGCDELFEIGAKAKVKVFVGLELVTDRGQYLCFFPKPELAPEPVQMWGSNREKPWSAAECLPKVKALGAAIVAARPFDRDSSNPAMDYVRSLNVLCAVEGYNARVKQTSNDLAVEAAEALKLPCTGGSDARGSLDEVGRGATFFKNPVTSQAQLITELLKGEFWPVMAGELPRLTRPGEAQAARKQGGGGGGKRRRGGGGGGRGRG, encoded by the coding sequence ATGCTCATCGACCTGCACGCCCATTCCCACCTGTCCAAGGGGTGCGAGCTGGACCCTCGCGCCGTGCTGGAACGGGCCGCGATGTTCGGCCTGGACGGGGTGGCCTTCACCGAGACGAACACCCAGGACGGCTGCGACGAGCTGTTCGAGATTGGTGCGAAGGCGAAGGTGAAGGTCTTCGTCGGGCTGGAGCTGGTCACGGACCGAGGCCAATACCTGTGCTTCTTCCCGAAGCCGGAGCTGGCCCCGGAGCCCGTGCAGATGTGGGGCAGCAACCGCGAGAAGCCCTGGAGCGCCGCGGAGTGTCTGCCCAAGGTGAAGGCCCTGGGTGCAGCGATCGTCGCCGCCCGGCCCTTCGACAGGGATTCGTCCAACCCGGCCATGGACTACGTCCGCTCGCTCAACGTGCTGTGCGCGGTGGAGGGCTACAACGCCCGGGTGAAGCAGACGTCCAATGACCTGGCCGTGGAGGCCGCCGAGGCGCTGAAGCTGCCGTGCACCGGTGGTAGCGACGCGCGCGGCTCGCTGGACGAGGTGGGCCGTGGCGCCACGTTCTTCAAGAACCCGGTGACGTCGCAGGCCCAGCTCATCACCGAGCTGCTCAAGGGCGAGTTCTGGCCGGTGATGGCCGGCGAGCTGCCCCGGCTGACGCGCCCGGGTGAGGCCCAGGCGGCCCGCAAGCAGGGCGGCGGTGGGGGTGGCAAGCGCCGCCGTGGTGGTGGCGGCGGCGGACGAGGCAGGGGCTAG
- a CDS encoding FmdB family zinc ribbon protein, whose product MPIYEYACQSCGKMIDVLQKISDPTPAACTACGAEGSLTKVVSRSSFVLKGGGWYSDLYSSTKKDGDSSSSSSSSSSSSSSSSSASSSSSASSSTPAASSPASTPAAASSDKK is encoded by the coding sequence ATGCCCATCTACGAGTACGCCTGCCAGAGCTGTGGAAAGATGATCGACGTGCTGCAGAAGATCTCCGACCCGACGCCCGCGGCCTGCACCGCCTGCGGCGCGGAGGGCTCGCTGACCAAGGTGGTCAGCCGCTCCAGCTTCGTCCTCAAGGGCGGAGGCTGGTACTCGGACCTGTACAGCTCCACGAAGAAGGACGGCGACTCGTCGTCCTCCTCCAGCTCGTCGTCCAGCAGCTCGTCCTCGTCGAGCAGCGCGTCGTCCAGCAGCAGCGCGTCGAGCAGCACGCCCGCCGCGTCGAGCCCCGCCTCCACGCCGGCGGCGGCCTCCAGCGACAAGAAGTAG
- a CDS encoding Fur family transcriptional regulator — protein MQGHEEIKDKDEVLARYMAQHGLKSTRQRSLIIDTFFAVGGHLSVEELWNKVRSQDAKVSVATVYRTMKLLNECGLAHARNFGDGQTRYEAAAGRDHHDHLICTRCGTIVEFENDRIETLQDAVARKHGFTVTSHKMELYGLCRECQRGGGPPASEA, from the coding sequence ATGCAGGGCCACGAAGAAATCAAGGACAAGGACGAGGTGCTCGCCCGCTACATGGCCCAACACGGCCTCAAGAGCACACGTCAGCGCAGCCTCATCATCGACACCTTCTTCGCCGTCGGCGGCCACCTGTCGGTGGAGGAGCTGTGGAACAAGGTCCGCTCCCAGGACGCGAAGGTCTCCGTGGCCACCGTGTACCGGACCATGAAGCTGCTCAACGAGTGCGGCCTGGCCCACGCGCGCAACTTCGGTGACGGCCAGACGCGCTACGAGGCGGCCGCGGGGAGGGACCACCATGACCACCTCATCTGCACCCGCTGCGGCACCATCGTCGAGTTCGAGAACGACCGCATCGAGACGCTCCAGGACGCGGTGGCCCGCAAGCACGGCTTCACGGTGACGTCGCACAAGATGGAGCTCTACGGCTTGTGTCGTGAGTGCCAGCGCGGCGGCGGCCCACCTGCCTCGGAAGCGTGA
- a CDS encoding TlpA family protein disulfide reductase yields MRAGLRVAACAVLLTVVSAGCRGSRPVDAGPAFLHALALPSVGPTRHDVRKLAGKVVLVSFFATWCFPCLAEMPTLEALQREYGAQGFQVVAVGMDLEGARVLQPFADHYASPYPVLLASESIIDGRGPFGPIKGLPTTVLLDRRGRAVAGWQGVEGHADVAKAIEKLLKQD; encoded by the coding sequence ATGCGGGCCGGCCTGCGAGTCGCGGCCTGTGCCGTCCTGCTGACCGTCGTGTCGGCGGGCTGTCGTGGGTCGCGGCCGGTGGACGCGGGGCCGGCCTTCCTCCATGCGCTGGCCCTGCCGTCGGTGGGGCCTACGCGCCACGACGTGCGCAAGCTGGCCGGCAAGGTCGTCCTGGTCTCCTTCTTCGCCACGTGGTGCTTCCCGTGCCTGGCGGAGATGCCCACGCTGGAGGCGCTGCAGCGCGAGTACGGCGCCCAGGGCTTCCAGGTGGTGGCCGTGGGCATGGACCTGGAGGGCGCCCGGGTGCTCCAGCCCTTCGCGGACCACTACGCGTCGCCGTACCCGGTGCTGCTCGCGTCCGAGAGCATCATCGATGGCCGCGGTCCCTTCGGCCCCATCAAGGGCCTGCCCACCACCGTGCTGCTCGACCGGCGTGGCCGCGCCGTGGCCGGGTGGCAGGGCGTGGAGGGGCACGCGGACGTGGCGAAGGCGATCGAGAAGCTCCTGAAGCAGGACTGA
- a CDS encoding FtsB family cell division protein: protein MTARGKLLGVAVGVAGALSLLSVADAKGFRRYLSLRQDVSALQQRNAALDAQNEALRQEIAALRKDPAALERAVREELGYVKPGELVFHLESP, encoded by the coding sequence ATGACGGCACGCGGAAAGCTCCTGGGTGTGGCGGTGGGTGTGGCGGGGGCCTTGAGCCTGCTGTCGGTGGCGGACGCCAAGGGCTTCCGGCGCTACCTCTCCCTGCGTCAGGACGTGAGCGCGCTGCAGCAGCGCAACGCCGCCCTGGACGCGCAGAACGAGGCGCTGCGTCAGGAGATCGCCGCCCTGCGCAAGGACCCCGCGGCGCTGGAGCGGGCCGTCCGTGAAGAGCTTGGCTACGTGAAGCCGGGCGAACTCGTCTTCCATCTGGAGTCGCCATGA
- a CDS encoding sensor domain-containing diguanylate cyclase, which yields MTSLSTFPSPGKLLRHVVRLIPAAAGLSTFVHLARGGFRGLHTLEWTEAGLVLFLLVGIAVAAWRRAMRGSVGAVIDLRDDLELGGGLIAAAFIVVAIGGGELFPIVYLLMAFLVAFLPRNAGLTLLGVALVFDGLVTLGGPWPNPASFATHSAFLVLFAGLYHLVLASRIAVARRAESDAVQKRIREVEERARTFRLVSSGTQDSFSGMSSDEKWLVASVKEIEGAVHAALEIAETGLRTHTCAAFLLTSDDRSLKLYDCRSGSDRVQRDRFGAGEGIIGGVLKRRAPVRMNSPQGLKGVSYYDGGGPGVQALLAVPIIEGGGLVRGVLVADRLGNEPFSDQDEKLLCTIAGEVLRSIEVERVMSYIRKTRDEKDRFFRAIEELNRAGSPEQVFVAVLESTRQLAGLDFCAVTLVSEVEGKRMHRVARMTGVTAQGKALEGRSFQDNNGLVANVVRYGAPLPGRDLKAMDRQVIFDDETQIRGLGALKIFPLVAGDRILGTLVAGSRKKANFEQDVLRMIEVIAIQAAQAVLRAQLYEQMERMATTDGLTGLFNHRTFQTKADEILAQARRYQRKCSVILTDVDHFKSVNDTYGHPTGDQVLKGVARIIKSMARDTDIVARYGGEEFVIIMPETDAKGAYTISERIREAVKAEVFQTEMGPLRITMSLGIATFPDNGMEKQQLIDLADQCLYHSKRNGRNQSVTVAIMQGGRKLQAVNEA from the coding sequence ATGACGTCGCTGAGCACGTTTCCGTCGCCCGGGAAGTTGCTGCGTCACGTCGTGCGGCTCATCCCCGCCGCGGCGGGCCTGTCCACCTTCGTGCACCTGGCGCGCGGAGGCTTCCGGGGGCTGCACACCCTGGAGTGGACCGAGGCCGGGCTGGTGCTGTTCCTCCTGGTGGGCATCGCCGTGGCGGCGTGGCGCCGGGCCATGCGCGGCTCGGTGGGCGCGGTCATCGACCTGCGCGATGACCTGGAGCTGGGCGGGGGCCTCATCGCCGCGGCCTTCATCGTCGTGGCCATCGGCGGCGGCGAGCTGTTCCCCATCGTCTATCTGTTGATGGCGTTCCTGGTCGCCTTCCTGCCGCGCAACGCGGGGCTGACGCTCCTGGGCGTGGCGCTGGTGTTCGACGGGCTGGTGACGCTGGGCGGCCCGTGGCCGAACCCGGCCAGCTTCGCGACGCACTCGGCGTTCCTCGTGCTCTTCGCGGGCCTGTACCACCTGGTGCTCGCCTCGCGCATCGCGGTGGCGCGCCGCGCGGAGAGCGACGCGGTGCAGAAGCGCATCCGCGAGGTGGAGGAGCGCGCGCGCACCTTCCGCCTGGTCAGCTCCGGCACGCAGGACAGCTTCAGCGGCATGAGCTCCGACGAGAAGTGGCTCGTCGCCTCGGTGAAGGAGATTGAAGGCGCGGTGCACGCCGCGCTGGAGATCGCCGAGACGGGGCTTCGCACGCACACCTGCGCGGCGTTCCTGCTCACGTCGGATGACCGGAGCCTGAAGCTCTACGACTGCCGCTCCGGCTCGGACCGGGTGCAGCGGGATCGCTTCGGGGCAGGGGAGGGCATCATCGGTGGCGTGCTCAAGCGCCGCGCGCCGGTGCGGATGAACTCGCCCCAGGGCTTGAAGGGCGTCTCCTACTACGACGGCGGTGGCCCGGGCGTGCAGGCGCTCCTGGCGGTGCCCATCATCGAGGGCGGCGGGCTGGTGCGCGGCGTGCTCGTGGCGGACCGGCTGGGCAACGAGCCGTTCAGCGACCAGGACGAGAAGCTGCTGTGCACCATCGCCGGCGAGGTGCTGCGCTCCATCGAGGTCGAGCGGGTGATGAGCTACATCCGCAAGACGCGCGACGAGAAGGACCGGTTCTTCCGCGCCATCGAGGAGCTCAACCGCGCGGGCAGCCCCGAGCAGGTCTTCGTCGCGGTGCTGGAGAGCACGCGGCAGCTCGCGGGCCTGGACTTCTGCGCGGTGACGCTGGTGTCCGAAGTGGAAGGCAAGCGCATGCACCGCGTGGCGCGGATGACGGGCGTCACGGCGCAGGGCAAGGCGCTCGAGGGGCGCTCGTTCCAGGACAACAACGGCCTGGTCGCCAACGTGGTGCGCTACGGCGCGCCGCTGCCGGGGCGTGACTTGAAGGCGATGGACCGCCAGGTCATCTTCGACGACGAGACGCAGATTCGCGGCCTGGGCGCGCTGAAGATCTTCCCGCTGGTGGCGGGCGACCGCATCCTGGGCACGCTGGTGGCGGGCTCGCGCAAGAAGGCGAACTTCGAGCAGGACGTCCTGCGGATGATCGAGGTCATCGCCATCCAGGCCGCGCAGGCGGTGCTGCGCGCGCAGCTCTACGAGCAGATGGAGCGGATGGCGACCACGGACGGCCTCACCGGCCTGTTCAACCACCGCACCTTCCAGACGAAGGCGGACGAGATCCTCGCGCAGGCGCGGCGCTACCAGCGCAAGTGCTCCGTCATCCTCACGGACGTGGACCACTTCAAGAGCGTCAACGACACCTACGGCCACCCGACGGGAGACCAGGTGCTCAAGGGCGTGGCGCGCATCATCAAGTCCATGGCGCGTGACACGGACATCGTCGCCCGCTACGGCGGCGAGGAGTTCGTCATCATCATGCCGGAGACGGACGCCAAGGGCGCGTACACCATCTCCGAGCGCATCCGCGAGGCGGTGAAGGCGGAGGTCTTCCAGACCGAGATGGGCCCGCTGCGCATCACCATGTCGCTGGGCATCGCCACCTTCCCGGACAACGGGATGGAGAAGCAGCAGCTCATCGACCTGGCCGACCAGTGCCTCTACCACTCCAAGCGCAACGGCCGGAACCAGTCGGTCACCGTGGCCATCATGCAGGGCGGCCGGAAGCTGCAGGCCGTCAACGAGGCCTGA